The nucleotide sequence GTGACCAGGTCTTAGTCGAGAAAACAACCTCTTTACTTCCGAAGGTAAAAATCGACTCTCCTCACACCCTGTATTGATTGGAACCTCATGCACTAGTTTATCTCTTTCAAAAACTCTTTCGTGATAAAGTAACAATCTGGAGTTTATATCTTGTTCCACCACTTATTGGGGTTTCTTtatagttaaaaaaatatatgatactgTGAAAAACCTACAACTTCTACTGTGAATAATCAACATTCGTAAGTACACAAACTTCACAAGGTATGGATCTCTGTGCTTTATGTTCTACAAATATAGTTGCAATTCCTGGATATATGGAAAATTTTGTTGTTCTGAATCTTCATGCCTTTTATTGAGACACAGGTGATAGGCTGTCTACAGATTGGGACAAGGCCTGGTCTAAGTTTCGGAAGAAGGCAAAGAAATCTATGTTCTCCGAGTTGAAGCCAGACAAATATGTCAGCTGGAATCCAAGGCGTTCTGACTACCCATTGTCAGAAGAAGTAGATCCCATAAAAAGAACAGAGAGGTCCAACCTCATGTTATGGACAAGTCCACAGTTTACCTTGGTTGGAGCTATCATTGTGGTCTCAATGCTTCTCATTTACACTCTTTTAGCCCCGCTCAAGTGATCTCCTCGTTCCGTATTAGAATCCATGTAGAAGTCTTATATAGTCTTATATACAGTATGTAGTATGGATTGATTGGCCAACAGAAACTATGACTGCATTATGTAAAATTATCCATGTGATTATAACCAGCTTCCTTCTTTTTATCACTTATTAACCTCTCTTTTATTTGCTTTTGAATTCTGGCAACTTGTAATCGTATCTCAGGAAAAAAAAGATAAGTTTTATGTT is from Musa acuminata AAA Group cultivar baxijiao chromosome BXJ1-6, Cavendish_Baxijiao_AAA, whole genome shotgun sequence and encodes:
- the LOC135676349 gene encoding uncharacterized protein LOC135676349; the encoded protein is MYLGLGRLVARIPLRPRCSKNDSRSPENGKNDKGDRLSTDWDKAWSKFRKKAKKSMFSELKPDKYVSWNPRRSDYPLSEEVDPIKRTERSNLMLWTSPQFTLVGAIIVVSMLLIYTLLAPLK